The Faecalibacterium sp. I3-3-33 DNA window CTTCGATGACCCCACCTACGGCCACTTTGACGGCAGGGGACAGGCCACCATGAGCTGGTTCATCCACCGGTTCAAGCCCCTGATCGACCAGAATTTCCGCACCCTGCCGGACAGGGCAAATACCTTTATCGGCGGCAGCAGCATGGGCGGACTGATGAGCCTGTATGCCCTGCTGCAATATAACGATACTTACAGCCGCGCCGCAGCACTGTCGCCCTCCATCTGGGTGGCACCGGATAAGCTTTCCGGCCTTGTGGGGCGCGCAAAGCTTGCCCCCGGCACGGTGCTGTACATGGACTACGGCTCCCGGGAGATGGGCAACCACGAGGGCATCCGCCGACAGTTTTCTGCCTTGAGCGGTAAGCTGATGACCCGGGGCATCCACCTGACCAGCCGCATCGTGCCCGGCGGCACCCACTGCGAAGCCAGCTGGGAAAAACAGCTGCCCTTCGTGTTCCACACCCTGCTGTATGAGGTGGAGGAATAAAAGAAGGGTGACACCATAACCACATTAAAGGAGGAAACACCATGGAGATGCAGTATTTCAAGGAGTACAGCCCGGAACTGGGACGGGATATGGAGTGCAAGCTTTACGGCCACGCCGGCCGCCCGATGCTGTACATCCCCTGTCAGGACGGCCGGTTCTTCGATTTTGAAAACTTCCACATGACCGACACCCTTGCCCCGTGGATCGAGTCCGGGCAGATCATGGTGCTTTCCATCGACACCATGGATCAGGAAACATGGTCGGACGCACAGGGCAACCCCTACTGGCGTATCCGCCGCTATGAGCAGTGGCTGCGCTACATCACCCGCGAGGTCGCCCCGATGCTTCAGCATCTGGCGCAGCAGCGCAACGGCTGGAACGACCTGCCCGGCATCATCGCCTTCGGGTGCAGTCTGGGCGCTACCCACGCGGTAAACCTGTATCTGCGCCGCCCGGATATCTTCTGCGGCTGTCTGGCACTCAGCGGCATCTACACTGCTCACTACGGCTTTGGCGACTATATGGACGAGCTGGTGTACATGAACTCCCCCGTGGACTACATGAAGAACTTCCCAGAGGATCACCCCTATATGCAGCTGTTCCGCAATCAGAAGGCGGTCATCTGCTGCGGTCAGGGCGACTGGGAACAGCCGGACACCACATGGCTGCTCAAGCGCATTTTTGAGGCAAAGCATATCCCCATCTGGGTAGACCTGTGGGGTCACGATGTCAACCACGACTGGAACTGGTGGTACAAGCAGGTGGCGTATTATATGCCCTACATTCTGGGCCAGCAGTGACCCATCCCGTGAAAATGGCACAACGGCGCGTCCATGGACGCGCCGTTGTTTCCCAATATTAAAGTCTGTCCCGCCCCGCAGGGGCATTGCAATCATAGAGGTAACGGAAAGAGGAATCAACAAATACTATGCAGAACTTTATTTTTATCTCTCCCAACTTCCCCACGAACTACTGGCAGTTCTGCCGGGAACTGAAGAACAACGGCCTGAACGTACTGGGCATCGGCGACCAGCCCTATGAGGAGCTGAAGCCCGAGCTGAAAGCAAGCCTGAACGAGTACTACAAGGTGAACAGCTTGGAAAACTACGACGAGGTATACCGCGCCGTGGCCTTTTTCACCTTCAAGTATGGCCGCATCGACTGGCTGGAGTCCAACAATGAATACTGGCTGGAGCGGGATGCCGCCCTGCGCACCGATTTCCACATCACCAGCGGCTTCCAGACCTGCGATATGCCCCGCATCAAGTACAAGAGCAAGATGAAGGAGTACTATCAGAAGGCCGGGATCGCCACCGCCCGCTACCACATGGTGGATGACCTTGCAGGCTGCAAGGCCTTTGTGGCACAGGTGGGCTACCCGGTGGTGGTCAAGCCGGACAACGGCGTGGGCGCTTCGGATACCCACCGTCTTTCCACCGACAAGGAACTGGAAGCATTTCTGGCTTACAAGGAAAAAGAACACCCGGATGTGGCCTACATCATGGAGGAGTTCGTCCGCGCCGAGGTGAACAGCTACGATGCCATCATCGACGCCCACGGCAACCCCATCTTTGAGGCGGGCAACGTGAGCCCGGTGTCCATCATGGACATCGTGAACAACGATGACAACTCTATCTACTACATCATCAAGGATCTGCCGGAGGACACCCGCGCCGCAGGCCGTGCCGCCGTCAAGAGCTTTGGGGTGAAGAGCCGCTTTGTCCACTTCGAGTTCTTCCGCATGACCGAGGATCAGGCCAGCATGGGCAAAAAAGGCCAGATCGTGGCACTGGAGGTCAATATGCGCCCCTGCGGCGGCTTTACCCCGGACATGATCGACTTTGCCCGTTCCACCAACGTGTACAAGATCTGGGCGGACATGATCGCCTTCGGCGGCACCGATATGCCGGTGGGCGAGCACTACTACTGCGCCTTTGCCGGCCGCCGGGACGGCAAGAGCTTCGTTTACAGCCACGAGCAGCTGATGCAGAGGTATCAGGACAATATGCGCATGGTGGACCGCATCCCCGCGGCGCTGTCCGGTGCCATGGGCAACCAGATGTATGTGGCAACCTTCTCCACCCGCGACGAGATGGAAAAGTTCTATTCCGACGTGCTGGCCGTCACCGATGCCACCAACGCCAAGGTGCAGTCCGAGTTGACGAAGGTGCTGGCTCTGGGCGAGCCGGAGGCCGTTTAAAGCCAAAAATTCAAGCCCGGAAAGTCTGCGGACTTTCCGGGCTTGTTCTATTTCATTATACCTTTGCAGCACCCCGCTCCAGAATACCGTTGAAGCGGGAGAAGAAGGTGATGGTGGTGATAGTAGCCGCCAGAATATCGCTGACCGGCTCTGCCAGAAAGACGCCGAACACCGGGTCCGGCAGCAGGTGCGGCAGAATGAAGATGAGCGGGATCAGCAAAATGATCTTGCGCAGACAGGCCAGCAGCAGGCTGACCTTGGCCTGACCCAGCGCCATAAAGCTCTGCTGGCAGGCGATCTGGAAGCCCATGGCAAAGATACCTGCCATGTAGATGCGCATGGACCATGTGGTGTAGTCGATCAGCGCCGTATCCGAGGTGAAGATGCCCGCCACAGCCCCCGGCGCCAGCATCATAAGCAGCCAGAACAGGCAGGTGTAGCAGCTGCACAGGGTCAGCTGGAAGCGGAACGCCTCCTTGACGCGGGACTTTTTGCCCGCGCCGAAATTGAAGCTCATCACCGGCTGACCGCCCTGACAAATGCCCTGAATGGGCAGGGTGCACAGCTGGGAAGCGCTGGTGATGACGGTCATGGCACCCACAGCCACGTCGCCGCCGTACCGCGCCAGACTGGAACTGAAGCTGATGGACAGCAGGCTCTCAGTGGACATCATCACAAAGGTGGAGATGCCCAGCGCCATCACCGGCAGGATGACCTTCTTTTCCGGGCGCATACAGTCCTTGCGCAGGCGCAGGATGGTCTTTTTGCCGGTGAGGAAGTGCAGGATCCACACTGCGCCCACGGCCTGACTGAGCACGGTGGCAATGGCAGCGCCCCGCACGCCCAGCCCCAGACCAAAGATCAGGATGGGGTCGAGAATAATGTTGATGACCGCACCGATGACGGTGGTAAGCATACTGGTCTTGGCAAAGCCCTGCGTGGTGATGAAGGGGTTCATGCCCAGCACCAGCAGCACGAACACCGAGCCCAGAATGTAGATGCGGCTGTACGCCAGCGCATAGGGCAGGGTGGCGTCACTGGCACCGAAGAGCCGCAGCAGGGTGGGTGCTCCGGCGTAGAACACCACGGTCAGCACCACCGAGAAGAGCAGCAGCATGGTAAAGCTGTTGGAGATGATCTTTTCCGCCTGCTCCTTGTCGCCCTGTCCCAGCGCAATGGCGGTGCGGGGCGCGCCGCCCGCGCCCACCAGCATGGCGAATGCGTTCAGCAGCATAAGGATGGGGGTGAACAGTCCCACGCCGGTCAGCGCTGCCGCGCCGATGCCGGCGATATGTCCGATGTAAATGCGGTCCACGATATTATACAGCAGGTTGACCACCTGTGCAACGACCGCAGGGATCATGAGCTGCAGCATCAGCTTTTTTACGCTGCCGGAGCCCATGTCCTGTTTTGCCTGTGCCATGGAAGTGATTCTCCTTTTACTTCAAATTTGAACTATCTCTCCTTTATTATACTCAAAACCCGCAAAAATACCAGCCCCTTTTTGCAAAATTTTCCGTGCTGCGCAAAAAAGTGCGCCCCCCTGCCGCAGCGCCGGTGTTGCCATTGCGCACCCTTTGCGGTGCGGTTTTCCGGGCGGCAACAGCCTTTGCATCCAAGTTTTCGGCGATATGTCTGTAAAAAAGCAAGGTTTTTCGTCAGGTTTGTGTCTTGTGCACAGCGGCATTTTTCAGTACAATAAAGAAGCAGAGAAGAAAAATAAGCGCTGCGATCAAAATGGGTCGCCGCGCTGTTTTGTATTTTGCGGCGCAGCTGCGCCCGGTGAAAAAAGGAGTGCTGTACAATGATCAACATGGTCAAGCTTCCCACCAGCAAAAGCGAACTGTTCCTGCGGGTGGCCAAGGGACATTTTGCCACCAGCCACAGCCACATCAACTATTACATCGACGTGACCACCCAAAAGACCCGCCTTTCCGAGGCAAAAGCCGTGGCAAAGGAGCTGGTCAGCGCTTACCAGCACAGCACCATCGTGGATACCGTGCTCTGTCTGGACGGCACGCAGGTCATTGGCACCTGCCTTGCCAACGAACTGACCAAGGACGGCTTTACCAATATGAACGCCCACAAGACCATCTACATCGTCACCCCGGAATACACCTCCGGCAGCCAGATCATTCTGCGGGACAATCTTGCTCCCATGGTCAAGGGCAAGAATGTGCTCATTCTGGCCGCATCCGTCACCACCGGCTACACCATTCAGGCGGCCGTGGAGGCCGTGAACTACTACGGCGGCATCGTGGCAGGGCTTTCGGCTATTTTTGCCACCACCCACGAGTGTCTGGGCTACCCGGTCACCTCCATCTTCGACCCCACCAGTCTGCCGGATTACGCCAGCTTCGACTCCCGCGACTGCCCCCTGTGCAAGGCCGGGCAGCACATTGACGCGCTGGTAAACAGCTTCGGCTATTCGGCGCTGTAAGCAACGCGGAAAGAGTATTTTTATGAGCAGCTCCGAACCGCCTGCGGGCGCCCCGGAGCTGCTTTTTTGCAGGAAAAGCCACACTCTTTTTTTCGTCAAAACGGCAAAAATCTTAATGGCTTTTTGTGACATTGCCAAAATTTCCCACACTGCTTGACAACACTTTTTTGATACGATACCATAAACTCAGAAAGCGAGTTTGGGACGCCTTGAAACACATTACAGGAGGTATTTATAGCATGAGACTATACAAAAAAGCGGCTGCCTGTCTGCTGACCGCTGCGATGGCACTTTCCATGCTGACCGCTTGTGGCGGTGGCGGCACCGGCGGCAACGGCGGCGGCAACACCCCCGGCACCCTGCCCGACAACTCTGGCCAGATCGTTCTGCCCGACATCGACGAGGGCGAGGGCGGCGGCGAAGGCGGCGGCGAGGGCACCGGAACCAAGCCCACCAAGACCCCCATTATCGATGTGAACAACAGCAAGCTGGTGCAGTTCAGCAAGAAATACGCCGGTGCTACGGAGTTCTATGTTGAAATGAAGGAAGTCAGCTATGGCAAGGACGGCTCTGTTGCACGTTCCATCGATGGACGTGCTGCCCGGAAGGGTGAGAACTGCTATGTGAGCATGGCTACGTTGGGCAAGAATAACAAACAGCAGCTTATCGAGACTCTGATGCTCAAGAATAAATCGACTTGGGATCAGTACCTGCTTTTCCGCAGCAGCAAGGCAGCCGTCAAGTCACGCAGCGAGGATGACATTGATCTGTCTCTGGGCGTTCTCATCGCGAATAAGCTTCCCACTCAGATGTGGTCTACCGAGATAAAGGTAGGTCCGACCAAGTATTATGCCGAGGTCTATAAGTACCACTCCTACGAGTATACCACCTGCTTTACTGAAGACGGCAAACCTGTTTATCAGTTTGTAAGAGATCTCAACGAAAAGCAGCTCGAGAGCGCCACTCTGTACAAGACCATTCAGGTCGGTTCCGGCACCAGCAAGGGTCTGTGCGCGCTGCCCAGCGGCACCAAGACCTATAGCTTTGATGACAATACCGGCACCCTCATCGATGCGAACGGTAACAAGTTCACTCTGCAAGAGGACGCTACCACCGGCATTAAGGTTCTTGATAAGGACGGTAAGGATGTCACCGATGACTTCAAGTGGTTGACCGATTTCTTCGAGATGATGTCCTGACCCCATGACCGTAATTTTCCACACACAGCCTACGTCCCATAACGCGTAATATGTGCTCTGAGGAGCTGCCGCACCCAAGCGGCAGCTCCTTTTTGTTGTCCCCCGGGCGGGATTGTGCTATACTGATACCAGACAAAACTAAGGTGTATCTGAAAGTAAAGAAGAGGTATCAAATCCATGAAAATTCCCGCAAACGGTTTTACCCACGCCGGCAAATTCCATGCCGATGACGTGTTTGCTACGGCGCTGCTGCAAATTCTGCGCCCGGATATCAAGATCACCCGGGGCTTTACCGTGCCTGACGATTTTGACGGCATCGTGTATGATATCGGCTTTGGGATGTTCGACCACCATCAGGAGCCCCGGGAGTACCGCGCCAACGGCGTGCCCTACGCGGCCTTTGGCCTGCTGTGGCGGGTGCTTGGTCCCGGCCTTGTGGGCGAGCGGCAGGCGCGGCTCATTGACGAAAACTTTATCCAGCCGCTGGACCTGAACGACAACACCGGCGAGCAGAACAGCCTGTGCGATGCCATTGGCTTTTTCAACCCGGTGTGGGACTCCAAGGAGGATCAGGACAGCTGCTTTTTCAAGGCGGTTGCCGTGGCAAAGCAAATTCTGGAAAACCAGATCGACAGCGCCAACGCCGTGAACCGCGCGGACGAAAAAGTGCAGCAGGCCTATCGCAGCTCCCGCGACGGCATCGTGGTGCTGCCCTGCTATCTGCCGTGGAAAAACGGTCTGTACAAGACCGACGCCCTGTTTGTGGTGTATCCCAGCCAGCGCGGCGGGTGGAGCGCCCAGTGCGTCACCGACCACAAGACCAAAAAGTCCAAGCTGCCCTTCCCCCAGTCGTGGGCGGGGCAGCCGCAGGAGGTCATCGAGCAGAAGAGCGGCATCCCGGGCATCAGCTTTTGCCACGCCAGCCGCTTCCTCATCACCGCCAAGGACAAGGAGACCGCCCTTGCGGCCTGCCGTCAGGTGCTGAAAAATAATGGACGCCTTGCCTGACGCCGCCTACGTCTACATGGTGCGCTGCACCGGCGGGCAGCTGTACACCGGTTGGACGAACCACCCCGCCGCCCGGCTGAAAGCGCACCAGAGCGGCAAAGGGGCCCGCTACACCCGCGCCCACGGCGCGGTGGGCTTTGCCTATATAGAACGCTGCGCGGACAAATGCGCCGCCCTGCGCCGGGAAGCCGCCCTAAAAAAGCTTTCCAAGCCGGAAAAAGAGGTGCTGTGCGCCGCATGGCACGCCGCCGGGTGCCCCGGGGTGGAGAACGATTGAAATGCCCTCCGCGTCTTCCGGGTTGCGGCACCCAGCATCCGCTTCGTGCCTTGGGCGGCACTCGCGTCTTGCTGGCCGCTGCCCCAACAACTCCTCCCTGTTTCCGCCACTGGCGGCGGTCGTCGTCGTTGCAGCGGAAGAATTATTTCAATTTTGGGGTTCTGAAAAGCCTGTGGGCTTTTCAGAACCCCTTTTTCACGGGCGGGGCAATGCAGCAAGGCCGCCCGGCATTCGCCGGACGGCCTTGCTGCGCTTATTGGAAAGGATCGATCGGGAGATGGCAATTGTTATTTCGCCAGACCCAGCTTTTTCAGCTGGTTCCATGCGCGGATGACCTGTACCTTGGTCACACGCTTGCCGGGCGTAAAGACGCCCTCGCCCTTATCGGGCAGCAGCCCGGCTTCCACAGCCCAGCGGGCTGCCTTGGCGGTGTCGGGCTCAGCTACATCGCTGTAAACAGCGGGTGCAGCGGGTTCGGGCCTGCCTGCGGTGCTCCACAGCAGCACGGCCAGCTGTTCCCGGGTGCGCGGGATGGGCGTGCCCGTGGGCAGCAGGTCTGCAAGAATGCTGTAAGTAACAGCCTCGTAGCCCATTACTGCACTGCCTGCAAACCATGCCGTTGTACCGGCTACGATGGCCACCGTTTGCAGCGGGCTGAACTCGGTGCTTTCCTCCTCCGGCAGCGGCTTCACCGGGGTGGTCATAGCGGTGATATTCAGGTTTTGTGCAGGCATCCTGAAGGTCAGGGTGCGCTGCTTAAAGGCTTCCTCTGTCAGCGGTTCGTCTGCGGCATCCATCAGGGTCAGTTCCTTGCCGTCAGAACTGCTCACTACCCACTGGGTAAAGCGCTCGGTGGCGGTATCCGGGTAAGCGGTCAGGCTGACCAGCTGTCCTGCTTTCAGGGCGTTGGCGTCTGCATCCTCGGGCAGGGTGATGTCTGCACCGGCAACGGTAAGCTGATAGGTCTTTTCCGGTTCGGGATCGGGCGTGTCAGCCTCTTTGATGCGGAACGAGCCGCTTGCCACAAGACCGCCCTCGTACAGTGCGCCGCCTGCGGCTTTGACGGTATAGTAGTACACGCCCGGCTCAACGGGAGCGCCGTCAAGCACTGCGCCGTCCGAATTATAGGGGTCGTTTTGGTAGGTCACGGTGATCTCGCCGTAGTCCTTGTCGCTGTTGTTTTGCACCGTTACTTCCTTGGGCTTGCCGTCGTAGGTCAGGTCGTCAGGCTCCGTCACGGTAAAGTCCGAGATATACAGCGGGGCGCGCCAGATATCCAGCACCCAATTTTCGTCCCACAGCTCCGGCTCCGCATAGTGGTTTGCATCGGCGGTCACCCGGATGCTCAGGCGGTAGCGCCCGGGCTCTGTGGGGGTACCGGTGCCGGTGCCGATCTTGTTGCCGTTGTCGTCCAGCACAGCATAGTCGCCCATGACGGCAGCGGTGTAGGAAGCAGGCTTAGCAGCGGCATCCGCATAGGGAATGATCTTGTACTCGGTGATCGTATCGCCGTAGCGCAGAACGAGCGGGGAATCGGGGCTCTGCTCATTCATATAAGCTGTATAGCTCTGTCCATCGCTGACGGTAGTGTAGCTGACCAGAATGTTGAAATCCGTTGCCTTCAGCTCGGCCTTCTGGATGCTAAATTTGTTCTCCTGCGGGGTGATATCGCCGCCTGTGCAGCTGTCGGTAGCTGCTGCCACGGCGGTAAAGGTGTAATCACCTGCGTTTACAGGCTGCTTGCCGCTCAGCAGCACGCCGTCCGTATCGTAAACTGCGGTAAACTTCTCTGTATCGGAGATATAGGTCACGGTAACATTACCATAGCCCTTTCCGGCAGATGCACGCACTGTCACGCCATGCTCCTCGCCGTCATACACCCTGTTGGCGGGCAGGGTAAAGGTAAAGTCTGCGGGGTCAGGTTCCGGTTTTGGGTCAGGCTTGACGTCATTTGTGATGGTGAATGTACCATCTGCCACAGAGCCGCTCTTGTATCGTGCGCTGCCTTCGGTGACGACGGAATAGTAATATTTACCCGGCTCAACAGGCGCACCATGGACCACTTTGCCGCCGCTCATCTCATAGAACACGGTGATCTTACCGTAGTCCTTGGAGCTGTTGTTTGTCACAGTCACTTCCTTGGGTTTGCCGTCATAGGTCAGGTCAGTGGGTTCTGTCACGGTAAAGTCTGCGGGGTTCAGTGCAGCCTTCTGAATGGTAAATTTGTTATCCTTCGGGGTCACATCACCGCCCGCGCAGGTGGTGGTAGCTGCTACAGTAACGGTAAAGGTGTAAGTGCCCGGCTCAACGGGAGCACCGTCCAGCACCTCGCCGTTCTGCTTGTAGGTCACGGTAACAGCGCCGTATTTCTTGGTGGCGTTTTCCCGAACGATCACCTCCACCATCTTGGGGTTGCCGTCATAGGTCGGGTTAGTGGGCAAGGCAAAGGTAAAGTCTGCGGGGTCTGCATCCGGCAGCGCTGCCGCGCCCTCGTCGGTGGCGCTCAGGTTGAGGACATGGGTCTGCGGGATGTTATACTTGCGCAGGTCGATGGTGCTAGAGTAGCGCTTTCCCTCGGGCACAGAGCCGTTATAGGCTACGCCGTTCACGCTCGTGATGCGGTCACAGGTCAAGGCTGAAATGCTGTCATCGATCGTTGCAACGTAAAGGGTGGTAAGGTTATCGCGCCAAATGCCCGTAAGCGTCCCATTGAGGCCGCTGATGTACTTTGCATCGTAGCGGGCATTCTCCGGCGGGGTGTATTTCATGGTGTAGCAGGTGGCACCGGACAGGACATTTGCGTCCTCCTCTTTCTTTGCCGCCATCACATGGATGATGGGATCATTCAGGTAGATGCCGTTCTTGTTATAGACAAAGGTATACTCGCCGCCGTCAATAGTGGGCTGGTTGTATTTTGCGTTACCGTCATAGCCATCCGTGTTTTCCACTGCCAGCTTCAGGGTACTTCTGCCGTCTTTGATCGTGCCGCCGTTGTCGATAGAGCCATTGCCGGTATAATCATCGCTGTTATAGCAATCTTCCAGCACGGCTTTGTAGGTAGAGCTGTTGGCCACACTCCCGCTGACGTCCAGCGCAGAACTGAGGATAATAACGGACTGTGCCGGGTCGCGCCAGCCGTTGCCAATGTAATAAAAGCGCAGCACAGCGTTCTCCACGCGGCCGTCATTATAAAAGCGATTCTCCAGACTGTTCAGCGTGGCGTCCTTGATCGTGCCGGTTTTCTTGTTGTACACATACTGGGTGGAGTTCAGGGTGCCGGTAAGGGTGCCGTTATTTTCAATCGCAAAATTTACGGTAGCAGAGTGGTTTTCCACCTCGTCAAGGTTCAGTTCCGTACCCTCCTCAATGGTCAGGACGGGGGTATCGCTCGTATGCCACTCTGCGTGCTTGTGGTTCGGGTCAAAGGACCAGCCCTTGCCCTTTGCGCCGTAGACGCCGCCGTCTGTGCCCTTGGGGAAGCCGCTCGCTTCAATGACCAGTTCCTCTACGGTAACGCTGTTGAGCTGGACAGCTTCCGTGCCCACAGTAAAGCTGACTGCGCCGTCCTTGGCGTTATTTTCCAGCTCCGCGCCGCCGCTGACGACACTTTCCAGCTTGCGGGTAGGCTTCAGGGTGACACTGGTATTGGGCGTGACATAGACGGTGCTATAAGCATCTGCCGACCACGCGGTCACCGTGCCGTCCGCTGCCACCGCAACAGGGAGATACACCGGAACATCGGTTGCATCAATGGCTACAAGCCCTGTGCTTTTTGCCGTGAAATAGCCGCCGTTGACGGCTGCACCCTCGGGCAGCGGGTCATCTTCAGTGGTGAACAGACCACCGTTGACGGTACATTTATCTCCTGCAACATACAGCTTGTCGTTGAACAGACCGCCATTGATGATGGTTTCCGTTGTCCTTTTAAGATCCGTGAGCGAGCTTTTAAAGCTGCCGCCGTTGATGACGATCTTTTCACAATTGTCGATATCCACGGAGCAGATGCGCTTGCCCTTAAAGGTGCCGCCGTTGATGGTAAGGGTACCCGCTGCTTTAACGGTCACGCCGCTGGTATAACTAACCTCTTCAAAGGTGCCATCTTCAATGGTGACCTCGCCGCCCGCAGCATCAACTCTGGCAGCTCCCTTAAAGGTGCCGCCGCTGATGACAGCCCCGGCTTCACAGATCACCTTGCCGTAGAAGGTGCCGCCGGAGATGGTGCCCGCGTTGGTCACGGTATAGCCGTTATGGTATTCCGAGCCGATCCGCGCCTCCTGCAGGGTGGCACCGGGCTCGATCTTCACGTTCCATTTGATGTAATTATTGTAGCTGTCATAGCCGTAATTACGGAGGCAGAAGGTACCTTTTTCCAGGATGAGCGTATTAGTGTCCTTGTCGTAGGACCAGCTGCCTTTGCCGCCGCCGAAGGGGTCGCCGGCGGGCTTGCCAGACCAGTCATCTGGAAAGATATCGGTGACATCGTCGTTTTCCTCTGCCAGTGCGGCGGCGTTGGCGGTGTCGGGCGGGGCGCTCTGGGCAAGGGCGGGCAGCGGCATTGCGGACAGTGCCATGCTTAACGCCAGAACCATGCTGATGAGCCGTTTTTGCATAAGATCCTCTCCTTTTCAAGCGCCCTTCCAAGCCGGGTGCTTTTTGTTGTACCCAGTGTACCACGTTTTGCCCTCTTTGGACGGTTTTGGGCACGAATCGCCCCGCAAATGCGCTGAAACGACCCGGCGCGCCGGGCGCACCCGCAAAAAACAGAAAACCGCCCGGTTTGCGGTTACCGGACGGTTTTCTGCTCTATAGGAATTATGGGAATGGCATATTAGACAGAGCACTGCTCTGTGCCCGTAGTATACCACGAACGGCGGCAAAAGTGGAGCATTTCTGCGTGAATGACCCCTGAAATGCATCGAATCGCCCTGAAAAGCCCTTGCGCACCCCTTTGGGGCACAAAAAAGGGACTGCTGCACAGTGCTGTGCAACAGTCCCTGCGGGGTTATAAGGGGTTACGGGGCAGCGGTTTTAGCCACGCTGCTGGTAAGCTTTCCAAGTGCGGATCACTTCCATGCGGCCTACGCGGCTGCCGGGCTTGAAGTTGCCGTCCTGTGCGGTCATCAGGCCGGTCTCCACGACCCAGCGGATGGCCTGCAGCTCTGCGGCATCTGCTGCCACATCGTTGAACAGTGCAGTGCTCTGGGTAGCAGGCTTGCCTG harbors:
- a CDS encoding MYG1 family protein — encoded protein: MKIPANGFTHAGKFHADDVFATALLQILRPDIKITRGFTVPDDFDGIVYDIGFGMFDHHQEPREYRANGVPYAAFGLLWRVLGPGLVGERQARLIDENFIQPLDLNDNTGEQNSLCDAIGFFNPVWDSKEDQDSCFFKAVAVAKQILENQIDSANAVNRADEKVQQAYRSSRDGIVVLPCYLPWKNGLYKTDALFVVYPSQRGGWSAQCVTDHKTKKSKLPFPQSWAGQPQEVIEQKSGIPGISFCHASRFLITAKDKETALAACRQVLKNNGRLA
- a CDS encoding ATP-grasp domain-containing protein gives rise to the protein MQNFIFISPNFPTNYWQFCRELKNNGLNVLGIGDQPYEELKPELKASLNEYYKVNSLENYDEVYRAVAFFTFKYGRIDWLESNNEYWLERDAALRTDFHITSGFQTCDMPRIKYKSKMKEYYQKAGIATARYHMVDDLAGCKAFVAQVGYPVVVKPDNGVGASDTHRLSTDKELEAFLAYKEKEHPDVAYIMEEFVRAEVNSYDAIIDAHGNPIFEAGNVSPVSIMDIVNNDDNSIYYIIKDLPEDTRAAGRAAVKSFGVKSRFVHFEFFRMTEDQASMGKKGQIVALEVNMRPCGGFTPDMIDFARSTNVYKIWADMIAFGGTDMPVGEHYYCAFAGRRDGKSFVYSHEQLMQRYQDNMRMVDRIPAALSGAMGNQMYVATFSTRDEMEKFYSDVLAVTDATNAKVQSELTKVLALGEPEAV
- a CDS encoding alpha/beta hydrolase, with product MIKKWSMSYPAVNGTEQRRAYVYLPTMYEAQPERRFPVLYMFDGQNVFFNEDATYGKSWGVADYLDYTDTPLIVAAIECNAGANNERLVEYSPYRFDDPTYGHFDGRGQATMSWFIHRFKPLIDQNFRTLPDRANTFIGGSSMGGLMSLYALLQYNDTYSRAAALSPSIWVAPDKLSGLVGRAKLAPGTVLYMDYGSREMGNHEGIRRQFSALSGKLMTRGIHLTSRIVPGGTHCEASWEKQLPFVFHTLLYEVEE
- a CDS encoding phosphoribosyltransferase; translation: MINMVKLPTSKSELFLRVAKGHFATSHSHINYYIDVTTQKTRLSEAKAVAKELVSAYQHSTIVDTVLCLDGTQVIGTCLANELTKDGFTNMNAHKTIYIVTPEYTSGSQIILRDNLAPMVKGKNVLILAASVTTGYTIQAAVEAVNYYGGIVAGLSAIFATTHECLGYPVTSIFDPTSLPDYASFDSRDCPLCKAGQHIDALVNSFGYSAL
- a CDS encoding esterase family protein, coding for MEMQYFKEYSPELGRDMECKLYGHAGRPMLYIPCQDGRFFDFENFHMTDTLAPWIESGQIMVLSIDTMDQETWSDAQGNPYWRIRRYEQWLRYITREVAPMLQHLAQQRNGWNDLPGIIAFGCSLGATHAVNLYLRRPDIFCGCLALSGIYTAHYGFGDYMDELVYMNSPVDYMKNFPEDHPYMQLFRNQKAVICCGQGDWEQPDTTWLLKRIFEAKHIPIWVDLWGHDVNHDWNWWYKQVAYYMPYILGQQ
- a CDS encoding MATE family efflux transporter; this translates as MAQAKQDMGSGSVKKLMLQLMIPAVVAQVVNLLYNIVDRIYIGHIAGIGAAALTGVGLFTPILMLLNAFAMLVGAGGAPRTAIALGQGDKEQAEKIISNSFTMLLLFSVVLTVVFYAGAPTLLRLFGASDATLPYALAYSRIYILGSVFVLLVLGMNPFITTQGFAKTSMLTTVIGAVINIILDPILIFGLGLGVRGAAIATVLSQAVGAVWILHFLTGKKTILRLRKDCMRPEKKVILPVMALGISTFVMMSTESLLSISFSSSLARYGGDVAVGAMTVITSASQLCTLPIQGICQGGQPVMSFNFGAGKKSRVKEAFRFQLTLCSCYTCLFWLLMMLAPGAVAGIFTSDTALIDYTTWSMRIYMAGIFAMGFQIACQQSFMALGQAKVSLLLACLRKIILLIPLIFILPHLLPDPVFGVFLAEPVSDILAATITTITFFSRFNGILERGAAKV
- a CDS encoding GIY-YIG nuclease family protein, producing MDALPDAAYVYMVRCTGGQLYTGWTNHPAARLKAHQSGKGARYTRAHGAVGFAYIERCADKCAALRREAALKKLSKPEKEVLCAAWHAAGCPGVEND